GGCTATCTGGCCGGGGGCAAAACCGACCTTGCCTATACCCTATACCGCTATGGTCAGGCTGAGCTCTTTGGTTTTCTGTTCGACAGAATCAGCCTGCTGATTGGCTTCGCCGTGGTGTTCCTCGGCCTGTTGGTCAGCATTTATTCCACCGGTTACCTGACGTTGGGCAACCGGGAGCATCCGCACGAAGGCACCAACCGTTATTACGCCTTTCTGCTGGTGTTCATCGGCGCGATGGCCGGCGTTACGCTGTCATCCACCCTGCTGGGACAACTGCTGTTTTTCGAAATCACCGGCGGCTGCTCCTGGGCGCTCATCGGCTACTACCAGCAGCCCAAATCACTGCGTTCGGCGCTGAAAGCGCTGCTGGTAACGCACATCGCGTCCATCGGGCTTTATCTGGCGGCGGCCTATCTGTTTGTGCAAACGGGAACCTTCGCGCTGAGCGCGCTGGCGCAGTTGGACACTAACGGCAAAATCATCGTGTTCAGCGGCATTCTATTTGCCGCCTGGGGGAAATCGGCCCAGCTTCCGCTGCATATGTGGCTGCCTGACGCCATGGAAGCGCCAACGCCGGTCAGCGCTTATCTGCACGCCGCCTCGATGGTGAAAGTGGGCGTCTATATTTTCGCCCGGGCGATCTTATCCGCCGAGCAGGTGCCGCACATTATTGGCGTCGTCGGCATCGTGATGGCAACCATCACCATGGTATACGGCTTTATCATGTATCTGCCGCAAAAAGACATGAAGCGGCTACTGGCCTACTCCACCATTACCCAACTGGCCTACATTTTCTTTGCGCTGTCGCTGGCGACGTTCGGCTCGCGCATGGCGTTCGACGCGGGCGTGGCCTACATCTTCAACCACGCCTTTGCCAAGAG
This window of the Brenneria goodwinii genome carries:
- a CDS encoding hydrogenase 4 subunit D — encoded protein: MDIFIIKNVALATILLPFFGALLIACLPLRQAKGLCILFALLATLGMAWLGYGYLAGGKTDLAYTLYRYGQAELFGFLFDRISLLIGFAVVFLGLLVSIYSTGYLTLGNREHPHEGTNRYYAFLLVFIGAMAGVTLSSTLLGQLLFFEITGGCSWALIGYYQQPKSLRSALKALLVTHIASIGLYLAAAYLFVQTGTFALSALAQLDTNGKIIVFSGILFAAWGKSAQLPLHMWLPDAMEAPTPVSAYLHAASMVKVGVYIFARAILSAEQVPHIIGVVGIVMATITMVYGFIMYLPQKDMKRLLAYSTITQLAYIFFALSLATFGSRMAFDAGVAYIFNHAFAKSLFFLVAGALSYSCGTRMLPKLKGIMRKMPLLGVGFCVAALAIAGVPPFNGFFSKFPLFAAGFSLSREYVWLLPLLIITLIESVASFAWLLYWFGRTVPGEPSEEVATATPVPWAMQGVLIVLIVMSVCSSVIAAIWLN